A DNA window from Bacillota bacterium contains the following coding sequences:
- a CDS encoding type III pantothenate kinase, whose translation MILVFDVGNTNIVLGIFMAQELIVSWRIGTDRRRTADDLGMLVKNLFDFQNLAFEQIEAVVISSVVPPLTPVLTEMCQRYFRKEPLIVGPGVKTGMPIRYENPREVGADRIVNAVAAYARYGGPLIVVDFGTATTFCAISREGEYLGGAIAPGIAISTEALFERAAKLPRIELVRPRQVIGKNTVASMQSGIYYGFVGQVDEVVSRMKEELGGDAVVVATGGLAELICKGTRTVDYVDPYLTLWGLKIIYEHNK comes from the coding sequence ATGATTCTTGTCTTCGATGTGGGAAATACAAACATCGTACTTGGAATTTTTATGGCGCAAGAATTAATTGTGAGCTGGCGTATCGGGACCGACCGGCGCCGGACCGCCGATGACCTGGGGATGCTTGTGAAAAACTTGTTCGACTTTCAGAACCTCGCCTTCGAGCAGATTGAGGCTGTTGTGATCTCCTCGGTGGTGCCTCCATTGACACCTGTTCTTACTGAAATGTGCCAGCGCTACTTTAGAAAAGAACCTCTTATTGTAGGGCCCGGCGTGAAAACAGGGATGCCCATCAGGTACGAAAACCCGCGCGAAGTGGGAGCGGACCGCATTGTGAACGCCGTTGCCGCCTACGCCCGGTACGGAGGTCCGTTGATCGTTGTTGATTTCGGTACGGCAACCACTTTCTGTGCCATTTCCCGCGAAGGAGAGTACCTGGGGGGCGCCATTGCCCCCGGGATCGCCATCTCCACGGAAGCTCTGTTCGAGCGGGCTGCGAAACTGCCCCGGATCGAGCTGGTCAGACCGCGCCAGGTCATCGGAAAAAATACCGTTGCCAGCATGCAGTCGGGTATTTATTACGGTTTTGTGGGCCAGGTAGACGAGGTTGTCTCCCGCATGAAAGAGGAGTTGGGAGGAGATGCAGTGGTCGTAGCTACGGGGGGTTTAGCGGAATTAATCTGTAAAGGAACAAGGACCGTTGATTACGTTGATCCCTACCTCACCCTCTGGGGCTTAAAGATCATTTACGAGCACAACAAATGA
- a CDS encoding biotin--[acetyl-CoA-carboxylase] ligase, producing the protein MPMGKEKILEILEKRKGCYVSGEEISESLGVSRSAVWKQVQALRELGYRITGSPHAGYLLEDAPDLLYPWEIQKGLPTRLFAKQVFHFRQVGSTNQVAQDLARKGYPEGTVVLAEGQTAGRGRWRRAWFSPPELGISLSLILRPPVTPLRVPQITLVAGVACARALHAETGVRPGIKWPNDLLLNGKKVCGILAEMEATAEQINYLILGIGINVNQQMEDFPSELRETAISLQMLTGQRLRRVLLVRRLLTVLEEEYEVYCRSGFAGARERWLAYQVTLGKSVRVQEGKEEFCGEAVDLGLDGSLLLRMPDGTLRRCAAGEVTLCRESEQPGGKQE; encoded by the coding sequence ATGCCGATGGGAAAGGAAAAAATCCTTGAAATTTTAGAAAAGAGAAAAGGCTGTTACGTTTCAGGAGAGGAGATCAGCGAAAGCCTGGGTGTGAGCAGGAGTGCCGTCTGGAAACAGGTCCAGGCCCTCCGGGAGTTGGGGTACCGGATCACGGGCAGTCCCCATGCCGGCTATTTGCTGGAGGACGCACCCGACCTCCTTTACCCCTGGGAAATCCAGAAAGGACTTCCAACCCGCCTCTTCGCGAAGCAGGTCTTTCACTTCCGGCAGGTTGGTTCGACAAATCAGGTCGCTCAGGATCTGGCCCGCAAGGGATACCCGGAGGGAACAGTGGTGCTGGCCGAGGGGCAGACCGCCGGAAGGGGTCGCTGGCGCCGGGCCTGGTTTTCGCCGCCGGAGCTAGGAATCTCGCTTTCTTTAATCCTGCGGCCTCCTGTTACTCCTTTGAGGGTTCCGCAAATTACCCTCGTTGCCGGAGTAGCCTGTGCGCGGGCGTTGCACGCAGAAACAGGCGTAAGGCCGGGAATAAAGTGGCCCAACGATCTGCTCCTGAACGGGAAAAAAGTTTGCGGAATTCTTGCGGAGATGGAGGCTACCGCGGAGCAGATTAATTACCTGATACTAGGAATTGGAATCAACGTTAATCAGCAGATGGAGGATTTTCCTTCAGAACTCCGGGAAACGGCAATTTCACTGCAGATGCTCACGGGGCAAAGGTTGAGGCGTGTTTTGCTTGTCCGCAGGCTATTAACGGTGCTGGAGGAGGAGTACGAAGTTTACTGCCGCTCCGGTTTCGCCGGGGCGCGCGAAAGGTGGCTGGCGTACCAGGTAACTCTGGGAAAGAGTGTCCGGGTTCAGGAAGGGAAAGAGGAGTTTTGCGGCGAAGCTGTTGATTTAGGCCTTGATGGAAGTCTGCTTCTCCGCATGCCGGACGGCACGCTCCGGCGCTGTGCCGCCGGAGAGGTTACTTTGTGCCGTGAGAGCGAGCAGCCGGGGGGGAAACAGGAATGA
- a CDS encoding quinate 5-dehydrogenase, with protein sequence MKRVISVSLGSSKRDHKVEAEFLGEKFVIERIGTDGDLNKTIRLIRELDGKVDAFGMGGIDLFLVAGKRRWIIREAKKIADAARVTPIVDGSGLKNTLERKVVPYLQQRLGWNLAGKRVLMVSAVDRFGLAEALTQAGCKMIFGDLIFAVGIPIPIRSLAALEILARLLLPVLSQLPFKYLYPTGKKQEKVTMKYEGYYRWADIIAGDFHFIRRYMPSELPGKILITNTVTREDVELLRERGVAILVTTTPELDGRSFGTNVLEGILISLLGKPVAEVTADDYSSLLEKIGFKPRVEYLQPSQELIRPTLMA encoded by the coding sequence ATGAAGCGCGTTATAAGTGTCAGCCTTGGTTCCTCAAAGCGGGATCACAAAGTGGAGGCCGAATTTTTAGGGGAGAAATTCGTTATCGAGCGGATCGGCACAGATGGGGATCTAAATAAAACAATCCGGCTGATTCGGGAACTGGACGGTAAAGTAGATGCCTTTGGGATGGGAGGGATTGACCTTTTCCTGGTCGCAGGGAAGCGGCGCTGGATCATCAGAGAAGCCAAAAAAATCGCGGATGCCGCCCGGGTTACGCCGATTGTAGATGGAAGCGGGCTCAAAAATACGCTTGAGCGAAAAGTCGTTCCTTATTTGCAGCAAAGGTTGGGCTGGAACCTCGCGGGTAAGCGCGTGCTGATGGTATCGGCCGTGGATCGCTTTGGGCTGGCCGAGGCCCTCACCCAGGCAGGTTGCAAAATGATCTTCGGTGATTTGATCTTTGCGGTAGGGATTCCGATTCCCATTCGTTCCCTGGCCGCGCTGGAGATCCTCGCCCGCCTCCTGCTTCCCGTTTTAAGCCAGCTCCCCTTCAAATACCTGTACCCTACCGGAAAAAAGCAAGAAAAGGTAACAATGAAGTATGAAGGTTATTACAGGTGGGCGGACATCATTGCTGGAGATTTTCATTTTATCCGCAGGTACATGCCGTCTGAACTACCGGGGAAAATCTTGATTACGAATACGGTTACCAGGGAGGACGTAGAATTATTGCGGGAGCGAGGTGTAGCCATTCTCGTGACAACAACCCCGGAGCTGGACGGCCGTTCTTTTGGGACTAATGTCCTCGAAGGGATTTTAATCAGCCTTTTGGGTAAACCGGTGGCCGAGGTTACCGCAGATGATTATAGTTCTCTTCTCGAAAAAATCGGCTTTAAACCCCGGGTGGAATATCTGCAACCCTCCCAGGAGTTAATCCGGCCCACGCTGATGGCTTAA
- a CDS encoding shikimate dehydrogenase codes for MVKFAFIIHPLDLEDITKRLKFLRFFPDRMVEGIVRRFPVYKAAEIRGVKSPFGETEGWFIICPLTSRQMLELPVPYVIRRIIEAGKLAERLGAGIVGLGAMTSVVGDAGVTIARHLKIAVTTGNSYTVATALQGTRQAAAFMGINLARAEVAVIGATGAIGSVCAKVMAREAGRLTLVARQRARLERLTYQILNETGVAARLVTSIKEALRSADVVITVTSAVDALIEPGDLKPGAVVCDVARPRDVSRRVAEMRPDVLVIEGGVVEVPGDVGFNFNFGFPPKTAYACMAETMILALEERCENFSLGRDMTVAQVEEISRLAAKHGFKLAGFRSFERALTQADLEKVRAAAATFRAKSLTS; via the coding sequence ATGGTTAAATTTGCTTTTATCATTCACCCACTGGACCTTGAGGATATTACGAAAAGGCTAAAGTTTTTAAGATTTTTTCCGGACCGCATGGTGGAAGGGATTGTGAGGCGTTTTCCCGTTTATAAGGCAGCGGAGATCCGGGGGGTAAAATCTCCCTTTGGGGAAACCGAAGGCTGGTTTATTATCTGCCCTCTTACCTCCCGCCAGATGCTGGAACTTCCCGTTCCCTACGTGATCCGCCGGATTATTGAAGCAGGGAAACTGGCCGAGAGGCTCGGCGCCGGAATCGTCGGACTTGGAGCGATGACTTCGGTGGTAGGGGATGCAGGCGTAACCATTGCGCGTCATTTGAAGATAGCCGTGACAACGGGGAACAGCTACACGGTGGCGACGGCCCTCCAGGGGACACGCCAGGCCGCGGCCTTTATGGGGATTAACCTGGCACGCGCCGAAGTGGCGGTGATCGGTGCAACGGGGGCAATCGGGAGTGTTTGCGCAAAAGTCATGGCCCGGGAAGCGGGGCGCTTAACCCTGGTTGCCCGGCAGCGGGCCCGTTTAGAACGTTTAACCTACCAGATTCTGAACGAGACCGGGGTTGCGGCGCGCCTGGTAACAAGTATCAAGGAAGCCTTGCGCAGTGCGGATGTGGTTATCACGGTAACCTCTGCGGTCGATGCCTTAATCGAACCCGGGGACTTAAAGCCGGGGGCGGTAGTCTGCGATGTCGCCCGCCCCCGGGACGTATCGCGCCGGGTTGCAGAAATGCGCCCCGACGTCCTCGTCATTGAAGGCGGCGTGGTTGAGGTACCGGGAGATGTCGGTTTTAATTTTAATTTCGGTTTCCCTCCAAAAACCGCCTATGCTTGCATGGCTGAGACGATGATTTTGGCTCTGGAAGAAAGGTGTGAAAATTTTTCCCTGGGACGGGACATGACTGTCGCCCAGGTAGAAGAAATCAGCCGCCTTGCAGCGAAGCACGGGTTTAAACTGGCAGGCTTCCGTAGTTTTGAGCGCGCTCTCACCCAGGCCGATCTCGAGAAGGTACGCGCTGCTGCCGCAACTTTTCGCGCGAAATCCTTGACAAGTTAA
- the dusB gene encoding tRNA dihydrouridine synthase DusB: METGRFSILVPGKNFLLKIGTLTLPNPVLAAPMAGFTDKAYRILARQAGCGFVYTEMVSSEAILNRNTRTLSLFDLEGEPEPVGVQIFGSVPERMAQAARIVAARGAAVVDINMGCPTPKIVKNGEGCALMRDLSRAAAIIRVVSEAVSVPVTVKIRKGWDAKEVAATQLAVLAEANGAAAITVHGRTRDQFYAGKADWQIIRLVKQAVRIPVIGNGDIFSPQDALRMLEETGCDAVMIGRGALGNPWLFRRTVHFLATGELLPPPAPAERIGLALGHLDLFISIRGENALLQMRKHLAWYLKGLPGAAQKRAAINAAKTADEVRTLLVDFLKEISFSSLTPRSLP, translated from the coding sequence TTGGAAACCGGCAGGTTCTCCATTCTTGTTCCCGGAAAAAATTTTTTGCTCAAAATTGGCACTTTGACCCTGCCCAATCCTGTACTTGCCGCCCCGATGGCCGGATTTACCGATAAGGCTTACCGGATCCTCGCCCGGCAGGCGGGGTGCGGTTTTGTCTACACGGAGATGGTGAGCAGCGAAGCGATCCTGAACCGGAACACCCGGACGCTTTCCCTCTTCGATCTGGAGGGGGAGCCGGAGCCCGTAGGGGTGCAGATTTTCGGTTCAGTTCCCGAGCGCATGGCGCAGGCCGCCCGGATCGTTGCGGCGCGCGGAGCGGCGGTTGTTGACATCAACATGGGCTGTCCCACGCCGAAAATCGTGAAAAACGGAGAGGGCTGCGCCCTGATGCGGGACCTCTCCCGGGCTGCAGCCATCATCCGCGTCGTCAGTGAGGCTGTTTCCGTCCCCGTTACGGTTAAAATCAGGAAAGGGTGGGACGCAAAGGAGGTTGCTGCGACCCAACTCGCGGTTTTGGCGGAAGCAAACGGAGCCGCTGCCATTACGGTACACGGGCGTACCAGGGACCAGTTCTATGCAGGGAAGGCCGACTGGCAGATCATCCGCCTCGTCAAGCAGGCCGTTCGCATTCCCGTGATCGGAAACGGAGATATTTTCTCGCCGCAGGACGCCCTCCGGATGCTGGAGGAAACGGGGTGCGACGCCGTGATGATCGGGCGGGGCGCGCTGGGGAACCCCTGGCTCTTCCGCCGCACCGTTCACTTTCTGGCAACAGGGGAACTCCTTCCTCCGCCTGCCCCGGCGGAGAGGATCGGACTTGCCCTCGGCCACCTGGACCTCTTCATCTCAATTAGGGGGGAGAATGCCCTCCTCCAGATGCGGAAGCACCTCGCCTGGTACCTGAAGGGCCTGCCCGGCGCCGCCCAGAAACGCGCCGCGATCAATGCCGCCAAAACCGCGGACGAGGTCCGCACCCTCCTCGTTGACTTTTTAAAAGAAATCTCCTTTTCCTCTCTTACCCCCCGCAGCCTCCCTTAA
- the greA gene encoding transcription elongation factor GreA, whose product MPEKEVLLTGNGIKKLEEELAFLKSVKRREIADRIRAAIEFGDITENSEYEEAKNEQAFVEGRILTLEKMLRHARVIDTDEVPADTVSIGATVLLKDLECGDEIEYSIVGSAEADPAANKISHASPVGRAILGQKTGAVVEVKVPVGILKYQILEIHR is encoded by the coding sequence TTGCCAGAAAAAGAGGTTCTTTTGACGGGGAACGGGATTAAAAAGCTTGAGGAGGAGCTTGCATTTTTAAAATCCGTTAAGCGTCGGGAAATCGCGGACCGGATCCGGGCCGCGATTGAATTTGGAGATATAACCGAAAACTCTGAATACGAAGAAGCGAAAAACGAACAAGCCTTTGTGGAGGGCCGGATTCTTACCCTAGAAAAGATGCTCCGCCACGCACGGGTTATTGATACTGATGAAGTTCCTGCCGATACCGTTTCCATCGGTGCCACAGTCCTCTTAAAAGACCTGGAGTGTGGGGATGAAATTGAATACTCGATAGTCGGGTCTGCGGAGGCGGATCCTGCGGCAAATAAAATCTCTCACGCCTCACCGGTAGGCCGGGCAATTTTGGGGCAGAAAACAGGGGCTGTAGTTGAGGTTAAGGTTCCTGTAGGGATCCTGAAATACCAAATCCTTGAAATCCATAGATAA
- a CDS encoding helix-turn-helix transcriptional regulator, which produces MRDFFRIGDKLVSVEKVSRILNQLFSLRSRGLSQQEVAARLGLDRSFISKLESLGAVRKGASIAVVGFPVQNKKEIVALLEKLGVDFSLIMTNEERWRFVEEKSGAELFNEVMRLIAQVRTYDVVILIGSRQRINWGAALLDKEVIGIDLGETPLTEDRHVDPASLQELILAAR; this is translated from the coding sequence TTGCGCGATTTCTTCCGTATTGGGGATAAGCTGGTCAGCGTGGAGAAGGTCAGCCGCATCCTCAACCAGCTCTTTTCCCTGCGCAGCCGGGGGCTTTCCCAGCAGGAAGTTGCCGCCCGCCTTGGGCTGGACCGGAGTTTCATCTCAAAGCTCGAGAGTTTAGGAGCCGTCCGCAAGGGAGCCAGCATTGCCGTGGTCGGTTTCCCCGTCCAGAATAAAAAGGAGATCGTCGCTTTATTAGAAAAACTGGGCGTCGATTTTTCTTTGATCATGACCAACGAGGAGCGGTGGCGCTTTGTGGAGGAAAAGTCCGGAGCTGAGTTATTTAACGAAGTGATGCGGCTGATTGCCCAGGTTCGCACATACGATGTCGTGATCTTGATCGGTTCACGGCAGCGGATTAACTGGGGAGCGGCCCTTCTGGATAAAGAAGTGATCGGTATTGATTTAGGGGAAACACCCCTTACGGAAGATCGGCATGTAGATCCGGCAAGTTTACAGGAGCTGATTCTGGCAGCTCGATAA